The following DNA comes from Terriglobales bacterium.
GTAGGTACATTTATATGGAACCGCCTTAAGGCGCCGCAACGAGTTGGGGATCTCGCTGCTATAGTCGCGGCAGAATTTGATGTATCACTTGAACAGTGTGCGGCCGACATACATGATTTGCTTGTTGATCTCCTTAAGAACGGATTAATCGAGGTGGTAACTGAACCCACTGCTTAAGTTCAACGCTTTGCCGGCAGCAAGCAAGCTGTTGGTGCTTCGCGCATCCAGGAGTGTTGTTTACGCGTGGTTATGCGTAAGGGTGCTCCCATACGCGGTGCTAAAGTCGAACTTGAGAGGCAGAGTGTACAGCCAACCGAAGAACTCTTCGGTGGAAGAGCTGAAGTGGGCGATTGAAGCAGTTTCACGGCGTGTTCCCGGTTGTAACTGCCTCGTTCAGGGCCTTGCGGGAGCGCGACTCCTTCGGAGCTACGGGCATCCGGCCGAGTTGAAGATAGGCGTTAGCCGGTTTGATGGCTCGTTTGACGCGCATGCCTGGGTGGAACTCGACGAACGGGTCGTGCTGGGCGGGTCCGACAGTGCGCGGAACTTTCAGCCACTGCCTTTGCGAGAGAGCTGAGTGCCTGCGCAATCGAGCGTCTCGTCCGACAACGTCTTTTCTGCGCTCGTCAACGCTACTGCGAACTGGACTCCCATCAACCCTTCTCTATTTGAAGCCATTGATTGGCAATTGTTTCTGAGGGATGCGCACCACCATCGCGTTCATCCGATTGCATTCAGACGCGTGTTGGAGAGCAAAGTTGGCGAGAGTCTCGAAACTTCCGTTCAAGTGAGCTTACGTGAATGCTCGCAAGCCCCAACGGTCCGCAGTTTTCCGCTTGTGCAGGAACTGGTCCGAATACTGAAAGAAACCCGCAACCGCCACCTCGACGTGATTCCGTATAAAGGTCCCGTTCTGGCGCAGCAGTACTGGGGCGATTTTTCACTGCGCGAATGCTCGGATTTAGATCTCTTGGTCAGTTGTCGGGAGGTGGAGGCGGCAGGCCATGTCCTCGATGAATTGGGGTATCGACGAGTGACGCGAATTCCGCAGCATCTTCGTCCAGCACTGCTGAGGAACGCGTCGGAGGAACAGTTCTTTCATCCGGAGTTGAAGATTCTGGTGGAACTGC
Coding sequences within:
- a CDS encoding lasso peptide biosynthesis B2 protein, with translation MLRASRSVVYAWLCVRVLPYAVLKSNLRGRVYSQPKNSSVEELKWAIEAVSRRVPGCNCLVQGLAGARLLRSYGHPAELKIGVSRFDGSFDAHAWVELDERVVLGGSDSARNFQPLPLRES
- a CDS encoding PqqD family protein, whose protein sequence is MSYQTVSDNMLVCAVRDQVSCTVQGEAVILHLDDGVYYGLNPVGTFIWNRLKAPQRVGDLAAIVAAEFDVSLEQCAADIHDLLVDLLKNGLIEVVTEPTA